A window of Phaseolus vulgaris cultivar G19833 chromosome 4, P. vulgaris v2.0, whole genome shotgun sequence genomic DNA:
GTTTCTGACCCATGCACGAATTGTGGAATTTCTTAACTAGGTATATTTTTGGAAAACCAGGATGAATTGTTGGACATGTGGGAGGTGGGTGGATGGTCCCAAGGTTATTTTTGCATTCCCAATTGGTCATGggtgatgtggtggtcatttgGGTTTTCATCCATAAAAAGTGGGGATGAGAGCACCAATAAGTGGTGATTTCAGTAATAGTTTCTGCAAACAGAACCTAGTGTGCCTGAATTTCACTTAAATTGGTTTAGGCTTGACTTTTTTAACTATCACAGTGCTCAGAGTATGTGGTGATTACTGTCTCCATAAGTAGTGATCACAGTATAATTTTCTGCCCCATGCACGAATTGTGGATTTTTTTAAGGGGGTATATTTTTGAAAACCAGGATGAATTGTTGGAGATGTGAGAGGTGGGTGGATGGTCCCAAGGTTATTTTTCCATTCCCAATTGGTCATGGGTTATGTGGTGGTCATTTGGGTTTTCATCCATAAAAAGTGGGGATGAGGGCACCAATAAGTGGTGATTTCAGTAATAGTTTCTGCACACAGGACCTACTGTTCCTGAATTTCACTTAAATTGGTTTAGGCTTGACTTTTTTAACTATCACAGTGCTCAGAGTATGTGGTGATTACTGTCTACATAAGTGGTGATCACAATATAATTTTCTGCCCCATGCACGAATTGTGGATTTTTTTAAGGGGGTATATTTTTGAAAACCAGGATGAATTGTTGGAGATGTGAGAGGTGGGTGGATGGTCCCAAGGTTATTTTTGCATTCCCAATTGGTCATGGGTTATGTGGTGGTCATTTGGGTTTTCATCCATAAAAAGTGGGGATCAGGGCACCAGTAAGTGGTGATTTCAGTAATAGTTTCTGCACACAGGACCTAGTGTTCCTGAATTTCACTTAAATTGGTTCATGCTTGACTTTTTTAACTGTCACAGTGCTCAGAGTATTTGGTGATTACTGTCTACGTAAGTGGTGATCACAGTATAATTTTCTGTCCCATGCACGAATTGTGGATTTTTTTAACTTGGTATATTTTGGAAAACCAGGATGAATTGTTGGACATGTGGGAGGTGGGTGGATGGTCCCAAGGTTATTTTTGCATTCCCAGTTGGTCATGggtgatgtggtggtcatttgGGTTTTCATCCATAAAAAGTGGGGATGAGGGCACCAATAGCTGGTGATTTCAGTAATAGTTCCTGCAAACAGAACCTAGTGTGCCTGAATTTCACTTAAATTGGTTTAGGCTTGACTTTTTTAACTATCACAGTCCTCACAGTATGTGGTGATCCCTTTGTACATAAGTGGTGATCACAGTATATTTAAGTGGTTATATTTTGGAAAACCAGGATGAATTGTTGGAAAATAACAAACGcgaaaattcaaactttaactCACATAATTAATAAGCATCATGTTCATACAATGACTTTAAAAGTTACTAATGCATTTTCATGTCATACAATGGAAAGCAACCATGGTCATAAACAACCTCTTCAGCTTCTGTTTTTGCgattttcttcttcattgaAAAATCTTAAATACTTTGCATCTGATAATACAGAGaccaaagaaaatataaatatcaaCTGTGACATTATATACATAATTGCATATATGTAAACTTTCTGATGGTGTACATGTACCTAGAATGGGTGGAACGCGTATGACTGGCTTGGAAGCACGAATTAGTTCTTCAGTTGGTGGACATATGTCAAATTTGAAAACCTAATTATTATCAATATGTTAATGCAACAATGTAAGAAATTGTAAATTTATGTCATTTAAGTGAAATACCTTAACAATGTTATTGACCGTTATTTGAAGATAGAAGACTCTTTGATCCGGAGAAAAAATCTTTACCTAAAAGCATAAATGATAATAAATTCAAATACAGTAAAATTGTGTTAAACAACATATGATTCAGATGACCTActtttttcaaaactaataCAGATCCTACAACGATGTCAGCTCCAAATTCTGCATCAATTAACACTTTTTGGTGAACACTTGCGCTTGCTATCCCTTTTCGATCCTGTAATGCATATGTTTTGAACACAATTTTAGTCTGAAATGCATTAGTTTTACATGGACAACAATAGTAGATAACATACCTTTAAACTTATAGACATGCCTCCTATTACGTTCCGGTGGCAAGATTTGATGACACAAGTCAACAAGGGCAATACATTTGATTGTTTGATTTCACTCAAGTATGACAGTTGGCCACAATCATGTCCATCAATT
This region includes:
- the LOC137838669 gene encoding uncharacterized protein; the encoded protein is MEEWEGLDIDTTDIASFIRKCNSNTNVIPGPAGNVQAVILNRNSEGPVNTQEFINRIGDESDRRDFTSNPWRWAEQFLQFHGVIDGHDCGQLSYLSEIKQSNVLPLLTCVIKSCHRNVIGGMSISLKDRKGIASASVHQKVLIDAEFGADIVVGSVKIFSPDQRVFYLQITVNNIVKVFKFDICPPTEELIRASKPVIRVPPILDAKYLRFFNEEENRKNRS